From Eptesicus fuscus isolate TK198812 chromosome 13, DD_ASM_mEF_20220401, whole genome shotgun sequence, the proteins below share one genomic window:
- the LOC103294664 gene encoding olfactory receptor 226-like → MEQRNQSGRVSEFVLLGFPAPAPLRALLFAFSLLAYVLVLTENTLIIMAISNHPTLHKPMYFFLANMSFLEIWYVTVTIPKMLAGFVGSEQGHGQLISFEGCMTQLYFFLGLACSECVLLAVMAYDRYVAICHPLHYSVIVTGRLCVQLSAVSWAGGFGIAMVKVLLICRLSYCGPNLINHFFCDVSPLLNLSCTDTSTAELTDFVLAIFILLGPLSVTGASYMAITGAVMRIPSAAGRHKAFSTCASHLTVVVIFYAASIFIYARPKALSAFDTNKLVSVLYAVIVPLLNPIIYCLRNQEVKRALRHTLHLYQGKDTEFGKANRDG, encoded by the coding sequence ATGGAACAGAGGAACCAGAGTGGGAGAGTCAGTGAGTTTGTGTTGCTGGGCTTTCCAGCTCCTGCGCCACTGCGGGCACTACTGTTTGCCTTTTCTCTGCTGGCCTATGTGTTGGTGCTGACTGAGAACACACTCATCATCATGGCAATTAGTaaccaccccaccctccacaaaCCCATGTACTTCTTTCTGGCTAATATGTCCTTCCTGGAGATCTGGTATGTTACTGTCACTATTCCCAAGATGCTAGCTGGCTTTGTTGGGTCTGAGCAGGGCCATGGACAGCTGATCTCCTTTGAGGGCTGCATGACACAGCTCTACTTTTTCCTGGGTCTGGCCTGCTCTGAGTGTGTCCTTCTTGCCGTTATGGCCTATGATCGCTACGTGGCCATCTGCCATCCTCTCCACTACTCTGTCATTGTCACTGGCCGACTGTGTGTGCAGCTGTCAGCTGTCTCCTGGGCCGGAGGGTTTGGCATCGCCATGGTCAAAGTTCTTCTCATTTGTCGCCTCTCTTACTGTGGTCCCAACCTCATCAACCACTTTTTCTGTGATGTCTCCCCATTGCTCAACCTTTCATGCACGGACACGTCCACAGCAGAGCTTACAGACTTTGTCCTGGCCATTTTTATCCTGCTGGGACCGCTCTCTGTCACTGGGGCCTCCTACATGGCCATCACTGGTGCGGTGATGCGCATCCCCTCAGCTGCTGGGCGCCATAAAGCCTTTTCCACCTGTGCCTCTCACCTCACTGTTGTGGTCATCTTCTATGCAGCCAGTATCTTCATCTATGCCCGGCCAAAGGCACTCTCAGCTTTTGACACCAACAAGCTGGTCTCTGTACTCTATGCTGTCATTGTACCATTGCTCAACCCTATAATTTACTGCTTGCGCAACCAGGAGGTCAAGAGAGCCCTACGCCATACTCTGCACTTGTACCAGGGCAAGGATACTGAGTTTGGGAAAGCTAATAGAGATGGATAG
- the LOC103294663 gene encoding olfactory receptor 226: MEQRNQSGRVSEFVLLGFPAPVPLRALLFAFSLLAYVLVLTENTLIIMAISNHPTLHKPMYFFLANMSFLEIWYVTVTIPKMLAGFVGSEQGHGQLISFEGCMTQLYFFLGLGCSECVLLAVMAYDRYVAICHPLHYSVIVTGRLCVQLAAVSWAGGFGISMVKVLLICRLSYCGPNLINHFFCDVSPLLNLSCTDMSTAELTDFVLAIFILLGPLSVTGASYMAITGAVIRIPSAAGRHKAFSTCASHLTVVVIFYAASIFIYARPKALSAFDTNKLVSVLYAVIVPLLNPIIYCLRNQEVKRALRHTLHLYQGQDTESGKANRNG, encoded by the coding sequence ATGGAACAGAGGAACCAGAGTGGGAGAGTCAGTGAGTTTGTGCTGCTGGGCTTTCCAGCTCCTGTGCCACTGCGGGCACTACTGTTTGCCTTTTCTCTGCTGGCCTATGTGTTGGTGCTAACTGAGAACACACTCATCATCATGGCAATTAGTaaccaccccaccctccacaaaCCCATGTACTTCTTTCTGGCTAATATGTCCTTCCTGGAGATCTGGTATGTTACTGTCACTATTCCCAAGATGCTAGCTGGCTTTGTTGGGTCTGAGCAGGGCCATGGACAGCTGATCTCCTTTGAGGGCTGCATGACACAGCTCTATTTCTTCCTGGGTCTGGGCTGCTCTGAGTGTGTCCTTCTTGCCGTTATGGCCTATGATCGCTACGTGGCCATCTGCCATCCTCTCCACTACTCTGTCATTGTCACTGGCCGACTGTGTGTGCAGCTGGCAGCCGTCTCCTGGGCAGGAGGGTTTGGCATCTCCATGGTCAAAGTTCTTCTCATTTGTCGCCTCTCTTACTGTGGTCCCAACCTCATCAACCACTTTTTCTGTGATGTCTCCCCATTGCTCAACCTTTCATGCACTGACATGTCCACAGCAGAGCTTACAGACTTTGTCCTGGCCATTTTTATCCTGCTGGGACCACTCTCTGTCACTGGGGCCTCCTACATGGCCATCACTGGTGCAGTGATACGCATCCCCTCGGCTGCTGGGCGCCATAAAGCCTTTTCCACCTGTGCCTCTCACCTGACTGTTGTGGTCATCTTCTATGCAGCCAGTATCTTCATCTATGCCCGGCCAAAGGCACTCTCAGCTTTTGACACCAACAAGCTGGTCTCTGTACTCTATGCTGTCATTGTACCATTGCTCAACCCTATAATTTACTGCTTGCGCAACCAGGAGGTCAAGAGAGCCCTACGCCATACTCTGCACTTGTACCAGGGCCAGGATACTGAGTCTGGGAAAGCTAACAGAAATGGGTAG